From the Argentina anserina chromosome 3, drPotAnse1.1, whole genome shotgun sequence genome, the window TACGGAGGAGAGGGCACAAAAGACGGTGGACTCGGTATAGAATAATCTGGTGGGCTGGGCTCATAATCGGGTGGGCTTGGGACGGTTACAGGTGGATAAGGGGTCGCGATAGATTGCGGTGGGCTTGGCACATAGATAATGGGACTTGGCGTAGAATCGGGCGGACTAGGGCTCGAGATGGATTGTGGTGGGCTGGGGAAATAGATGGTGGGACTTGGTATAGACTCGGGCGGTCCAGGCACAATTCCGGAAGGGGGCGAATTTGATTGCGGTGAGCCTGGGATGGTAATTATTGGGCTTGGTGGTGGGCTTGGCATGGGAAGAATTGGTGGAATGTAAAGATAAGGTGAATCCGGGCTTGGTGGGCTTGGTGATGATGTGGTGGGTGTTGGTGTAGTTGTGGAGGGACTTTGTGGAGTGTTGGGTGGGTATGTACAAAATGGAGGAGCATTTGAATTAGGCAAGGAAACTGGAGCTAGTGAATCATAAGGTGGCATAGAAAGTGGTGAATTCGGACCATAGGGTTCTTGGTTTTGTTGctttgatgaaccaaatgaGAAATACTCAATGCGCTTCACTAAATTCAACTTCTTTGCAGTTCTGAGAAACAGACTTTTGTGGTGAGTTGGAGGGGGATTTGTAAGACCCTTTAGTAATCTCACTGATTTTCTTGCATCTGCAGAAGATTTAGGCTTGCATGTCAACTACAATATAACACAATAAAATCCCTGAATTAGAAAAGGAGGCTTACCACATTGAGTGAAGGAAATAGTTGCTGCAGTCAAATACAGAAGAAGAGTGCAAATTTTCAAGCATTCTTTGCTTGTTTCCATGGCTCCAAGAAAACACACAAAACTCCAAGATAACCACTTGAGCAATTCTCTTTGATCTGCTCCAACTTCCCACAAAACTGAAAAACTAGAATTGAAGCAACTCAAGCAAGAAGATAGAGGAGAAGCTTTAGTTTATACACCAAGCAGCCTTGGACTCCTCTGGAATTGCCCAAAGAAAGGGCAATGTAGACTGGGTTGGCCATAAAGATTGATTCTTTGGCACAGTCCAACTTTCAGTCACTTTGCTTAGTTATGTGAGTTTGAAGGAATACACAATAGGGTGAAAGGTTCATAGGAAGTTGTGTATTAAGGGAAGATGAATTAGTGTACTTCTATCACAGCCCCTGCATATATCATATTTTGACTCATTAGTTTTGCATGTAGCAGAACTGGAATATATGCTTGCTTGATCTTGGGAAAAATGAAAGTATGGTTTTTTCTTGCTCTTTTGTGTTGCTTCCTTTCTACTCAAAATTAAAGCTCTCTCAAGACGAGTATAATTATTGATAAATACATCTGGAGTAAACCAAACCAACTGTATATGCGATATTGACAACAGAACTGCTTTCTTTTCTCAAATTATTTACATTTTCAGTTGAAAGTGCATTTGCATACTTGAAATGAATTATGAAACATGGAACGCTTACCTTTAGCACCAAGGATAAAAGTTTACAGAATATGTCGTATGTTTTCACATGATGAGGACATGAGGTTTTGGAAATGGATTAATAGTATTCCACACATCGTCATATCCAGGACTTGGtgcaagtaaaaaaaaaacaaccttCATTGTTTTGCCTGACGCCCTCATCTAAATCTCCTCGAAGGGATGCAACAAAAAGGACTACCCTTCATGTACTGGTTACTGTATCTCCTCGAGCAATTTCTCCTCCCTCTGTTTTTTCTGGAGGAGATAAAACCATTTTCCGATTTACTTGTACCCTTGACGGAATCTTGAGACACCTCTATGAAAGGATTCATCTTCCAAAGACACTCAATTCTTAAAACGGATTACCCTTCATGTACTAGTCACTATATCTCCTCGAGTAATTTCCCCTCTCATACTCTAAACTCAAGGAGAAATTAGGGGTGGCACTTCcgaccgaaaaaccgaaaaccgaaccgaaatttagaaaatcgaaccgaaccgaatcaatcggtttggtttctgatttgggcacataagaaaccgaaccgaaccgaaaaaccgaactaGTCATAAAACAATGTCGTTTTACGTTTATCTTAccgaatatttgatttgattaatgtgattttaggcttatatcatatataattatatgtttctcttttgtagtgttatatatgtatatataatcatttatgtatatatatgtatgcctatatatgtatgtttcaaataagtttgctcaaacatacatatatataagcgGATGTGTAATACTAAATCCGCCtcaatatgaagcaactatatgaagaaaatttctcgggatcgatcgacaccagtcgatatgattttatatatatatttagtgaccctgtaaaaatttcatccaattcggacctcgtttaaccgtcggaatttccggtaaactaaaaacaacactaatatgtcataagcttcacccattaccaaaatgcaaacaccgaaagccgtttgtatatctgaaatcaactaatttttgtcaccaattgtgtgtggtcgcaccaaggaaacccatttgtcaaagccccggtcaatgatgattttaatatgtcaaaacgcctcttttttagttgaccattgatatgaacggtcaaaccatgttcaaaacagacgaaatttttacggggtccctaaatatatataccgatcacattagctggtgttgatcgaccatatttcgaattagagttggcgatcgcctaagtgtcaaataatgtatcataacctttttatattatgtttaaaataaaactatcgcattatgaagcggatatatgaagaaaacttcttgggatcgatcgacactagccgatctgattagtatatatattttgtgaccctataaaaatttaatccaattcggacctcgtttgaccgtcagcattttcggtaaatcaaaaacaccactaatataccctaagggaggacctattacaaatatgcgaacgccgaaagtcgtttgcatatctgaaatcacctaatttttgttaactATTGTGTGCAGGCGCACAGaaaaaatctatttggcaaagccccggtcaatgaggttttagtATGTCAAGACgtctttttttagttgaccgttggtacgaacggtcaaaccatgtctaaaacggacgaaatttttatgggttccctaaatatatataccgatcacatctactatgtcgatcgaccatatttcgaactggagttgtcgatcgccaaagtgtccactaatgtatcataacctttatattaggtttataataaaactatcacattatgaagcaactatatgaaggaaacctctcggaattgatcgaaacatctgatgtgatcaatatatttatttaatgatcattttaaaatttcatccaatttgaatctcatttgaccgtcataatttccggtaaaccaaaaaacaacacttatatgtcataagagggacccattaccaagatgcgaatgcagaaagttgtttacatatttgaaatacCTAATTATTatcatcgatcgtgcgtggtggCAACGAGGAAattcatttggcaaagtcttggtcaatgaggttttattatgtaaaaacgcttaatttttttgttgaccattggtacgaacggtcaaaccatgttcaaaacggatgaaatttttacatgatccctaattatatatatcgatcacatctactggtgtcgatcgaccatatttcgaactagaattatcgatcgccgaagtgtctactaatgtatcataacttttatattagatttataataaaactattacATTATaaaagcgactatatgaaagaaacttctcggaattgatcgacatcatccaatgtgatcagtatatatatttaatgatcattttaaaatttcatcaaattcggatctcgtttaaccgtcggaatttccggtaaaccaaaaacaacactaatatgccctaaatggggacccattaccaagatgcgaatgcggaaagttgtttacatatttgaaatcacataatttttgtcatcgatcgtgcgtggtcgcaacgaggaaacacatttgacaaagccccggttaatgaggttttattatgtgcaAACGCcacttttttggttgaccgttggtacagacggtcaaaccatgttaaaaatggatgaaatttttacatagtccctaaatatatatatcgatcacatctattagtGTCGATTaacaatatttcaaaactagaatttatttgtgattttttaagaatgttttataataattattttattttttaaaaccattaaattagagtattatattttttcctATACAAGCCCACaaggcccgttgacgagccctagatTCAGTccgttttaaaaaaaaacgaatcgaaccgaaccgaaccgttcaGTTTTCAGTTTGGTCTATCAGAGAACCGCAAACCGAACTGaagttcaatttcaattcGATTTCTGGTTTGAGCCCAAAACTGAACCGTTTGGACCGAATTCCACCCCTAGGAGAAATAACCATTTTCAGATTTACGTGTACCCTTGATGGAATCTTTGAGACACCTTTATGAGAGCAATGGCGAGTGCTTCATCTTCCAAAGACACACAATTAAGACttcaagttttaatttttcgaCATAGTCATTGTTTGGCAATGAAAACATGAATGAGCGATGCGAATAAAGAGAAATGGTTAGGTTGAAGTGAAAAATAAGATTAGGGTGATATGCTTATGTAATAGCTTTCCTCATTAACATGTAATTTATGGCCGTCATTTTCTTCACCAGCTTCTTAAATTACACAACCAAAAAGAATTATTCCTGATTCAAAGTCGTGGATGACTTCATGAAATAAGCCTTAGGCAATATATCAATGTCGACTCGAAGTGTTATAATATTATGTTAACTAGTACTTTAGCACCCCAAAATATTAAGATTTAGCAAGTAACATTATAGATCAATAAAGTAGCAATAAACACATTCTTTCTCAAAAAGTCAAGTTTCCCACTTGTTGCTTTAGAAAAATTGCAGCGTTAGCGCATTTACTTTATCCTGGTGTTCCATTTGTTCGGTATTTTGATTATCTTCTCGTTCCTGTCTTCAAGGGCCACTCTATAGTGCCTTCGGATATAGGTCAAGATTTAGATGCTAATGGATCGGAGATGACACGGTTAATGCTAAGATGGGTTAAAACATCAATGTCATGGAGACTTGTTACACACTCCGCTTAGTATGATTTTGACAAGTTTTGTGATCACTGATCAATTATTAAGGGTGCTTATAAGTACACCCTAACATAGTAACACAAGATAAATTATAATTGAATTCCCGATGACCCGATTGATAGGGAGTTCGTGTGGTAAATACAAGAAGTTAAAGTATTGGGTTAAAAACTTTTAACTCCTACAACCCAAACAAAATtactttattaaaaaaaactattttacTCTAAAAACAAGTCTTTGAGCTCTTTGAGCCTCAGTGGGGGAACTAGGGTTTAAGGGTTTAAGCTTTTGCTCTGAAAAGGTGGCATCTTTAATCAATCAGGTAACACATTCAAACTCTTAAACCCTTTAGTGTCCGTATTAGAAGTCTCTCTATCTATTACTCAATGATTTTCAGGAGGAAATTATGTCCTAGAAATTTTGGTAGACTCTCCGAAAATCCTGCCTTCCCCAATTTCAATTCATAACATAATATCTACACCAGAGAGCTCAATAGTTATGGTGGTAGTTCTAGATATTGGAGCTCTAAATTGGGTTCCAGCTTAATTTCTCCTAAATATTCTGTATCAAAAAACCCCAATTTCATTGGCAGCTCTGAGTTTTCAAGATTGAATTTTGATGAATATTCATTGTCTGTTGGGTGTGGTTTCGTTAGAAATTACTGTTCTTGGAAGAAGAGTGATGAGTGGACTGAGGAGATTGAGTATTTGGATGAATCAGGAAGTGTTATTTACACTGGGAAAGGTTTAAGGTCTATTGAGCCGGGGCTCGATGACCATGTGATGGTGGgtggtttaaaaaaaatacttcTAAATGCCTCTGCGATTGCTAAGATTGTGGAGATTGTGAATAGGTGGAAATGGGGGCCTGAGTTGGAGACCCAATTGGACAAACTCCAATTTGTGCCAAACATGATTCACATCACGCAAGCACTGAAGGTGATTAGAGACGGTGAAGGGTCTTTGAGTTTGTTTTGGCTAAGAGGTAGCCTTGGTATTTGCCGAGTGATGAGTGTTATGTGTTGTTGTTTGATGGCCTGAATGAGAGTTGGGATTTTGATGGGATCAGTCATTGTTTGATGAAATGGTGCAGGAGTTGAGTAATAATGGTGTTTTATCGTATACTGCATATATTGTGTCATTCAATTTTTGACGAAAGCAGATAAAATGGAGGTGgcattttgttgttttaagAAGATTCAGGATTCAGGATGTAAAGTTGATACTCAGACATATAATTCACTTATACTGCTATTTTTGAATAAGGGGTTACATTATAAGGCATTTGGGGTATATGAAAGCATGCAAGCTGCAACTGTGCGTTGGAACCTACGAATTGATGGCACCAAACTTGGCAAAGTCAGGCCGCCTTGATGCTGCATTCAAGTTCTTCCAAGAAATGAAAGAGAAGAATGTTAAACCCAGCTTTAATGTCTTTGCATCGATGGTTGATTCAATGGGAAAAGCTGGGAGGTTGGACTTGGCACTGAAGGTATACATGGAAATGCAGGGTTATGGATTCAGGCCATCTGCTCCGATGTATGTATCTATGAATGAATCAAATGTAAAGGCTGGAAAATTGGATGATGCCCGTAAACTTTGGGATGAGATGAAGAAAGCAGGCTTTAGGCCTAATTTTGGGTTATACACAATGATTGTTGAGTCCCATGCAAAAAATAAGGAAAACTTGATATTGCAATGTCTACCTTTATGGATATGGAAAAGGTTGGATTTTTTCCCACTCCATCTACATATTCATGTATGTTGGAAATGCATGCTGCCTCTGGACAAGTTGATACTGCTATGAAGTTGTATAATTAGATGACCAATGCAGGTTTAAGACCAGGTATGAGTACTTACACTGGCCTTCTAATGCTCTTAGCTAAGAAGAAGCTTGTGGATGTGGCTGCGAAAATCTTGCTCGAGATGAAAAACATGGGATATTCTGTTGATGTGAGTTGCTTTATGGTGTATATCAAGGATGGTTATGTTGATGTTGCTTTGCGGTGGTTACGTTTCATGGGTTTATCAGGGCAacaaataatttattattagaCAGCTGTTTGAGTCATGTATGAAGTGTGGTTTGTTTGAGTCAGCAAAGCCTCTTCTTGAAACTTATGTGAACTCTGCTGCAAAAGTTGATATGGTACTGTACACATCCATTCTAGCGCATCTTGTAAGGTGCCAAGATGAAGAGAATGAGAGGCATTTGATGTCAATACTTAGTACTACCAGACATAGAGCACATGCTTTTAAGTGCGGACTCTTCACAGGCCCAGAACAGAGGAAACAACCAGTATTATCTTTTGTGAGGGAATTTTTCCAAAGTATTGACTATGAGTTGGAAGAGGGGCCTGCTAGGTTCTTTGTTAATGTTATCCTCAATTACCTTGTTCTTATGAGCCAGATAAACCAGGCTCAGTGTGTTTGGAAAGTTGCCTATGAGAATAAGCTTTTCCCAAAGGCAATAGTGTTTGACCAGCAAATAGCTTGGTCCCTTGACGTCAGGAACTTATCAGTTGGAGCTGCTCTCATATCAGTTGTGCATACCCTCCACAGGTTCCGGAAACGAATGTTGTATTATGGTGTTGTTCCTAGACGTATTAAATTGGTAACTGGACCAACTTTGAAGATTGTTATTGCACAAGTTTTGAGCTCTGTGGAATCTCCATTTGAGGTTAGTAAAGTAGTGCTGAGGGCTCCAGGAGATGCTGTCATGGATTGGTTTAAAAAACCCATTGTTCAACAGTTTCTTCTGAATGAGATTCCATCTAGGTCTGACATCCTCATGCACAAGCTGAACACTCTTTTTCCTAGTTCTGCACCTGAACTAAGATCTCTCTCCCCTCCCAAAATGCTCATGGGAAGGAAAGGAATGTAAAGGCCATCAATAGCTGAATTTAATCAGATTGTGCCTACGGATGTGGAAATGtaagttttttaatttttgacaTTGTCTAAAATCAATGATAAGTtgataacatgtatataaagGGTTAGTGGTTTGTACGAGTTCTGAATCAACGATTATTATGAAGCCTT encodes:
- the LOC126786956 gene encoding extensin translates to METSKECLKICTLLLYLTAATISFTQCDARKSVRLLKGLTNPPPTHHKSLFLRTAKKLNLVKRIEYFSFGSSKQQNQEPYGPNSPLSMPPYDSLAPVSLPNSNAPPFCTYPPNTPQSPSTTTPTPTTSSPSPPSPDSPYLYIPPILPMPSPPPSPIITIPGSPQSNSPPSGIVPGPPESIPSPTIYFPSPPQSISSPSPPDSTPSPIIYVPSPPQSIATPYPPVTVPSPPDYEPSPPDYSIPSPPSFVPSPPYGFQPSPPVFEPPVVFPPPTTPPSPTKGPLAALWCVAKPSVPDPIIQEAMNYACGSGADCDAIQPNGPCFEPNSLFAHASFAFNSYWQRTKVAGGTCEFGGTAILVTADPSYDGCRFDYV